The sequence GCGGCAACACGGTGGTGCTGAAGGCCTCCGAGATGAGCCCCGGCGTGCACCGGCTGATCGGAAGCTGCCTGGCGGAGGCCGGGCTCGGCGACGGCGTCGTCAATGTCGTGACCAATGCGCCGGAGGATGCGCAGGCCGTGGTCGAGGCGCTGATCGCCCATCCCGCCATCCGCCGCGTCAACTTCACCGGTTCGACCCGGGTCGGCCGTCTGATCGCACTCGCTTGCGCCAAGCATCTCAAGCGCGCGCTGCTGGAGCTCGGTGGCAAGGCCCCGCTCGTGATCCTCGACGATGCCGACCTCGATGCCGCCGTGAATGCCGCGGCCTTCGGCGCCTTCATGAACCAGGGTCAGATCTGCATGTCGACGGAACGGATCGTCGTCGACGACAAGGTGGCGGACGCCTTCATCGCCAAGTTCGCCGCCAAGGCGAAGAGCCTGCCCCACGGTGATCCCGGCAAGGGCAATGTCGTGCTCGGCTCGCTCATCAGTGACGCCGCCTGCGACCGCGTACGCGGCCTGATCGACGACGCCGTCGCCAAGGGAGCGGTACTTGCGGCAGGCGGACACGGCAGCGGCACCATCATGCCGGCCAGCATCGTCGATCACGTCACCCCGGCGATGCGCATCTATGGCGAGGAAAGCTTTGGTCCGGTCGTGACCGTTGTGCGGGTCAGCGGGGTGGATGAGGCGGTGCGCGTTGCCAATGACACCGAATACGGCCTCTCCTCCGCTGTGTTCGGCCGCGATATCGCGCGTGCCCTCGGCGTCGCCAAACGGATCGAAGCCGGCATCTGCCACGTCAATGCGCCAACCGTGCACGACGAGCCCCAGATGCCGTTCGGCGGCACCAAGGCGTCGGGCTACGGGCGCTTCGGCGGCAAGGCTGCCATCGACGAGTTCACCGAGCTGCGCTGGATCACCGTGCAGACCGGACCTCGCCATTACCCGTTCTGAAGCAAGGCGGCCGTTCGCCTCAGCGCAGCGGCAGCAGGTCGAGCTGGCTCTGCGCCGTCTGCACCGCTGCTCCGAACCAGCTCTGGCTCGGCGCTTCCTTGGCGAAACACTTCGTATAGGCGTCCATAGCCTGGTCCTCTTTGGCCATGGCGTCCTGCGGGGTCTTCCTGGCCATCATCTGCTTCCAGACCTTCTCGCAGGTCGGGATCTCAGCCGTCTTCGCGGCATCGGTTGCGG is a genomic window of Bradyrhizobium sp. CB1717 containing:
- a CDS encoding aldehyde dehydrogenase — protein: MNAIDLLIGGKDQTASNQRTFQRCNPISGEVATIVAAASIDDAMRAADAAAAAFPAWSQLGPSERRKRLSAAADILARRAAEFTALMVAETGATAGWAGFNVHLAEGMLREAAAMTTQISGEVIPSDKPDNLAMAFRQPVGVVLGIAPWNAPVILGVRSVAMPLACGNTVVLKASEMSPGVHRLIGSCLAEAGLGDGVVNVVTNAPEDAQAVVEALIAHPAIRRVNFTGSTRVGRLIALACAKHLKRALLELGGKAPLVILDDADLDAAVNAAAFGAFMNQGQICMSTERIVVDDKVADAFIAKFAAKAKSLPHGDPGKGNVVLGSLISDAACDRVRGLIDDAVAKGAVLAAGGHGSGTIMPASIVDHVTPAMRIYGEESFGPVVTVVRVSGVDEAVRVANDTEYGLSSAVFGRDIARALGVAKRIEAGICHVNAPTVHDEPQMPFGGTKASGYGRFGGKAAIDEFTELRWITVQTGPRHYPF